From a region of the Methylomonas rapida genome:
- a CDS encoding family 2A encapsulin nanocompartment shell protein, with protein MTDIHQAHTALGDVAARTLSNATKTVPMMGTITPRWLVHLLPWVPVEAGIYRVNRVKSETSIAVDCSSLDEKVLPQTFVDYEEWGREYRLNAVNTVLDVHTRVADLYSSPHNQIHEQLRLTIETVKERQESELINNAEYGLLNNVAPSQKVQTRKGSPTPDDLDELIARVWKEPAFFLAHPRAIAAFGREATRRGTPPPTVSLFGSQFLTWRGLPLIPTDKLKITNGKTNILLLRTGESRQGVVGLYQPNLTDELSMGLSVRFMGINHKAIASYLVSLYCSLAVLTEDAIGVLENVEVENYYDYT; from the coding sequence ATGACTGACATCCATCAAGCCCATACCGCGTTAGGCGACGTCGCCGCGCGTACATTATCGAACGCTACCAAAACCGTGCCCATGATGGGCACCATCACCCCGCGCTGGCTGGTACATCTATTGCCTTGGGTGCCGGTCGAAGCGGGTATTTACCGCGTCAACCGGGTCAAGAGCGAAACCAGCATCGCAGTCGATTGTTCCAGCCTGGACGAAAAAGTGTTGCCGCAGACCTTCGTCGATTACGAAGAATGGGGCCGGGAATACCGTTTGAATGCGGTCAACACCGTGCTGGACGTCCATACCCGCGTCGCCGATTTGTACAGCAGTCCGCACAACCAAATCCACGAACAGTTGCGTTTGACCATAGAAACCGTCAAAGAGCGCCAGGAGAGCGAATTGATCAACAATGCGGAATACGGTTTGTTGAACAACGTCGCGCCTTCGCAAAAAGTGCAAACCCGTAAAGGCTCACCGACCCCGGACGATCTGGATGAACTGATTGCCAGAGTCTGGAAGGAACCCGCCTTCTTCTTGGCGCATCCGCGTGCGATTGCAGCGTTCGGCCGCGAAGCCACCCGCCGCGGCACACCGCCACCGACCGTATCGTTGTTCGGTTCGCAGTTCCTGACCTGGCGAGGGCTACCGTTGATCCCAACCGACAAACTGAAAATCACCAATGGCAAAACCAATATCCTGCTGCTGCGGACCGGCGAGAGCCGTCAGGGTGTCGTGGGCTTGTATCAACCGAATCTGACCGACGAACTGAGCATGGGCTTGTCGGTACGCTTCATGGGCATCAACCACAAAGCCATCGCCTCTTATCTGGTGTCTTTGTATTGCTCGTTGGCGGTATTAACCGAAGATGCGATAGGCGTTTTGGAAAACGTCGAAGTGGAAAACTACTATGACTACACCTAA
- the epsC gene encoding serine O-acetyltransferase EpsC, with the protein MRDCSQSWGVAQLVAELRTIRLQSLENRQRRDHPPKLPSRKVLSQIVDQLGAALFPNRLGMPELNDEGIDYFVGHTLDSLLKRLQQQIALELQFVAEQRGSTADVQVQSRQITCEFAGLLPGIRQTLDTDIQAAYEGDPAALSPDEVLVCYPGIWAVIHHRVAHALHTLGAPLVARVIAELAHSATGIDIHPGAQIGESFFIDHGTGVVIGETAIIGNRVRLYQAVTLGAKRFAKDENGALIKGNLRHPIVEDDVVIYAGATILGRITIGRGSVIGGNVWLTHSVPPGSHISQGLTRNDLFAEGGGI; encoded by the coding sequence ATGAGAGATTGCAGCCAATCCTGGGGCGTCGCGCAATTGGTTGCCGAGCTTCGCACCATCCGCTTGCAATCGCTGGAAAACCGGCAACGCCGTGATCATCCGCCCAAACTGCCTTCCCGCAAGGTATTGAGCCAAATCGTCGATCAACTCGGCGCGGCGCTGTTTCCCAATCGCTTGGGCATGCCGGAACTGAACGACGAAGGCATCGATTATTTCGTCGGCCACACGCTAGACAGCTTATTGAAACGCCTGCAACAACAAATCGCCCTGGAATTGCAATTCGTCGCCGAGCAACGGGGCTCGACAGCCGATGTGCAAGTCCAATCAAGGCAAATCACTTGTGAGTTCGCGGGGCTTCTGCCTGGCATACGCCAAACATTGGATACCGACATTCAGGCCGCCTACGAAGGCGATCCGGCCGCGCTCAGCCCGGATGAAGTCTTGGTATGTTACCCGGGCATTTGGGCCGTGATTCATCACCGCGTCGCGCACGCGCTTCACACATTGGGCGCGCCACTGGTGGCACGGGTCATCGCCGAACTGGCGCATTCCGCTACCGGCATCGACATTCACCCCGGCGCCCAGATCGGCGAAAGTTTTTTCATCGACCACGGCACCGGCGTGGTCATCGGTGAAACCGCCATCATCGGCAATAGAGTCCGGCTGTATCAAGCCGTGACCTTGGGCGCCAAGCGCTTTGCCAAGGACGAAAACGGCGCGTTGATAAAAGGCAACCTGCGTCACCCCATCGTCGAGGACGACGTCGTGATCTACGCCGGCGCGACGATCTTGGGCCGCATCACCATCGGCCGGGGTTCGGTGATTGGAGGCAACGTCTGGCTAACCCATAGCGTGCCGCCGGGCAGCCATATCAGCCAAGGTCTAACCCGCAACGACCTGTTTGCCGAAGGCGGCGGCATTTAA
- the cysK gene encoding cysteine synthase A translates to MQHWYPDNSQSIGNTPLVRLNRITEGARATVLAKIEGRNPAYSVKCRIGAAMINDAERNGRLGPGKELIEPTSGNTGIALAFVAAARGIPLTLTMPDTMSIERRKVLAAYGAKLVLTEGAKGMKGAITKAEEIAASDPERYVLLQQFKNPANPQIHEQTTGPEIWKDTDGAIDILVAGVGTGGTITGVSRYIKLTQMKPIVSIAVEPEASPVLSQFRSGLQLQPGPHKIQGIGAGFVPDVLDLSMVDAVETVSNEQAIEHARRLACQEGILAGISCGAAVAVAVKVAQRPENEGKTIVVVLPDSGERYLSSVLFEGLFDATGVVK, encoded by the coding sequence ATGCAACATTGGTACCCGGATAATTCTCAATCCATCGGCAACACGCCTCTGGTGCGATTGAACCGCATTACCGAAGGCGCGCGAGCCACGGTGCTGGCTAAAATCGAAGGCCGTAACCCGGCCTATTCAGTCAAATGCCGGATCGGCGCGGCAATGATCAATGATGCTGAACGCAATGGCCGGCTAGGCCCTGGCAAGGAATTGATAGAGCCTACCAGCGGCAACACCGGCATTGCGCTGGCTTTCGTCGCGGCGGCGCGCGGCATCCCGCTGACACTGACCATGCCCGACACCATGAGCATCGAGCGCCGCAAGGTATTGGCCGCCTATGGCGCCAAGCTGGTATTGACCGAAGGCGCCAAAGGCATGAAAGGCGCCATCACCAAGGCCGAGGAAATCGCAGCGTCCGATCCTGAGCGTTACGTATTGCTGCAGCAGTTCAAAAATCCGGCCAATCCGCAAATTCACGAACAGACCACAGGCCCTGAAATATGGAAGGATACCGATGGCGCCATAGACATTCTGGTGGCCGGCGTCGGCACCGGAGGCACCATCACCGGCGTGTCGCGCTACATCAAACTGACGCAAATGAAACCGATTGTCTCGATCGCGGTGGAACCGGAAGCCAGTCCGGTGTTGAGCCAATTCCGCTCGGGTCTGCAGTTGCAACCCGGCCCGCACAAGATTCAAGGCATAGGTGCCGGTTTCGTGCCGGATGTACTGGATTTGTCCATGGTGGATGCGGTGGAAACCGTCAGCAATGAGCAAGCCATAGAGCACGCTCGTCGATTGGCCTGCCAGGAAGGCATTTTGGCCGGCATTTCCTGCGGGGCGGCAGTCGCCGTTGCGGTCAAGGTCGCCCAGCGTCCGGAAAATGAGGGCAAGACCATCGTCGTGGTATTGCCCGATTCCGGCGAACGCTATTTGAGTTCGGTCTTGTTCGAGGGCTTGTTCGACGCAACCGGTGTGGTGAAATGA
- a CDS encoding sigma-54 interaction domain-containing protein, with protein MDTIYDSLRDAETGEQRSPILAFDEISSRTLTRSIRATALVFEDPVSRRLLEQIERIAPSDATVLIIGETGTGKELVARHIHALSQRRSQTFGALNCAALSENLIESELFGHEKGAFTGALETKKGWFETAHQGSLFLDEVGDLPLGLQAKLLRVLQEREVVKVGARRPVPIDVRIIAATNVNLEDAVAAQHFRADLYYRFNVATLKLAPLRERPGDILPLARHFLKIYAERLGYGNVKLSPEAETVLLNYDWPGNIRELENAIHRALLICPGETLRPEDFKLSGVRIAEPVQAISTATLETALQRLLEQAPPNLFELIEETVIRSAYAYCESNQVQTALLLDISRNVLRHKLGTYGLLAKRSDRKPATKLVLRESTISASPDRIGL; from the coding sequence ATGGATACTATATACGACTCGCTAAGAGATGCTGAAACTGGAGAGCAACGATCGCCGATACTGGCATTCGATGAGATAAGCTCCCGCACGCTCACTCGTTCTATCAGAGCCACGGCTCTAGTTTTCGAGGATCCGGTTTCGCGTCGACTGCTCGAACAAATCGAACGCATTGCGCCTAGCGATGCCACCGTGCTGATCATCGGCGAAACCGGAACCGGCAAGGAGTTGGTCGCTCGACACATCCATGCGCTCAGCCAGCGACGATCGCAAACCTTCGGCGCGTTGAACTGCGCGGCGCTCAGTGAAAACTTGATCGAAAGCGAATTGTTTGGGCACGAGAAAGGGGCCTTTACCGGCGCGTTGGAAACCAAGAAGGGTTGGTTCGAGACGGCCCATCAAGGGAGTTTGTTTCTGGACGAGGTCGGAGATTTGCCATTGGGATTGCAGGCCAAGTTGTTGCGGGTTCTGCAGGAACGGGAGGTGGTCAAGGTGGGCGCGCGGCGGCCGGTACCCATCGATGTGCGCATCATCGCCGCGACCAACGTCAATCTGGAAGATGCGGTGGCCGCGCAGCATTTCAGAGCCGATTTGTATTACCGCTTCAATGTAGCGACGTTGAAACTAGCACCGTTGCGTGAGCGGCCCGGCGACATATTACCGTTAGCCCGGCATTTTTTGAAAATTTATGCCGAGCGTTTGGGGTATGGAAACGTCAAACTCTCGCCAGAAGCTGAAACCGTGTTATTGAATTATGATTGGCCCGGTAATATCCGTGAATTGGAAAATGCAATACATCGAGCCTTATTGATCTGCCCTGGCGAAACCCTGCGCCCTGAGGATTTTAAGTTGTCCGGCGTCAGAATAGCCGAGCCCGTTCAGGCCATTTCCACCGCAACCTTGGAAACGGCCTTGCAGCGGTTGCTCGAACAAGCACCACCCAATTTGTTCGAATTGATAGAAGAAACGGTCATACGCTCGGCTTACGCCTATTGCGAATCCAATCAGGTACAAACGGCCTTGCTTCTGGATATCAGCCGCAACGTGCTAAGGCATAAGCTTGGAACCTATGGCCTGTTGGCAAAGCGCTCGGATCGAAAGCCGGCCACTAAGCTTGTCTTACGCGAATCAACGATTTCCGCGTCGCCCGATCGAATAGGGCTTTGA
- a CDS encoding c-type cytochrome, translating into MKTKLTVTLGLGLVAAAAWAGPVEDQIRSRQSAYGFLGWNTAKIKAQAVDHPETFDKDQVIAAANAVAAVANSGLLGLYGPGTDQGTGWKPTRLKSEYFEKPADVKEIDDSFIKEANELQKIAASGDVGAIKEQFGKVSKTCKSCHDLVRIRE; encoded by the coding sequence ATGAAAACTAAATTGACCGTTACGTTGGGTTTGGGCTTGGTGGCCGCAGCCGCATGGGCAGGGCCTGTAGAAGACCAGATCCGCTCCCGTCAATCAGCCTACGGCTTTCTAGGCTGGAACACCGCAAAAATCAAAGCGCAGGCCGTCGATCACCCCGAAACCTTCGACAAGGATCAGGTCATCGCCGCGGCCAACGCCGTGGCGGCGGTCGCCAACTCGGGGCTACTGGGCTTGTATGGTCCGGGCACCGATCAAGGTACGGGCTGGAAACCCACCCGGTTGAAATCCGAATACTTCGAAAAACCAGCCGACGTCAAGGAAATCGATGACAGCTTCATCAAGGAAGCCAACGAATTGCAAAAAATCGCAGCCAGCGGCGATGTCGGGGCTATCAAGGAACAATTCGGCAAGGTCAGTAAAACCTGCAAGAGCTGCCACGATTTGGTGCGTATCAGAGAATGA
- a CDS encoding cytochrome b/b6 domain-containing protein, giving the protein MTTEVRVWDWPLRLFHWLLVIGVTGAYLTGREGGAWTEWHARFGSLVLGLLVFRLAWGLWGPTPARFVNFMPTPGRILAYLKGDWHGLGHNPLGAIAVFALLAVLATLVGTGLFANDDIGFEGPLYVLVDKAFSDKLSGWHVASINLLLVLMALHITAIAFHQTVKKHDLVQAMLTGKKRVAKPLAPSDHPQPVGAARLAISVTLAATLVWSVWGGEPLKYMAQLVGVQLAHAGSQFE; this is encoded by the coding sequence ATGACAACAGAAGTACGGGTATGGGATTGGCCTTTACGGCTGTTTCACTGGTTGTTGGTGATCGGCGTGACCGGCGCCTATCTGACCGGCCGCGAAGGCGGCGCCTGGACCGAATGGCACGCCCGCTTTGGCAGCCTGGTGCTGGGCTTGCTGGTTTTTAGACTGGCATGGGGACTTTGGGGGCCGACGCCTGCTCGTTTCGTCAACTTCATGCCGACACCCGGCCGTATTCTGGCTTATTTGAAAGGCGACTGGCATGGCCTGGGCCATAACCCGCTCGGCGCCATCGCGGTATTTGCGTTGCTGGCGGTTCTGGCGACCCTGGTCGGTACGGGTTTGTTCGCTAACGACGATATCGGTTTCGAAGGCCCGCTTTATGTCTTGGTAGACAAAGCGTTCAGCGACAAGCTCAGCGGTTGGCATGTTGCCAGCATCAACTTATTGCTCGTCTTGATGGCTTTGCACATCACCGCGATAGCCTTCCATCAGACCGTCAAGAAGCACGATCTGGTGCAAGCGATGCTGACCGGCAAGAAGCGGGTCGCCAAGCCGCTGGCGCCCAGCGACCATCCGCAACCCGTCGGTGCCGCGCGCCTGGCGATCAGTGTAACGCTGGCCGCGACCCTGGTCTGGAGCGTTTGGGGCGGCGAACCACTGAAATATATGGCGCAACTGGTCGGGGTACAACTCGCCCATGCCGGTAGCCAATTCGAATAA
- a CDS encoding dienelactone hydrolase family protein, with translation MIRKTSRDFHPEALKLFDQYVHGDISRRDFLHSVPKYALLGLSAEALLEALNPRFAEAQQIAGNDPRIVATYREHPSPQGNGRLRGYLVKPANAHGKLPTVLVIHENRGLNPHIEDITRRLALAGFIAFAPDALFTLGGYPGDEDKARELFKNLDKNKTQNDFLAAARILKHLPEGNGKVGAVGFCYGGGIVNWLATRLPDLAAAVPFYGAQPQAEDVGKIKAPLLLHYAGTDERINAGWPAYEAALQKTGANYEAHIYPGVQHGFNNDTTPRFDAATAKLAWDRTIAFFNIYLRDG, from the coding sequence ATGATACGCAAGACCTCACGGGATTTTCATCCCGAGGCTCTCAAATTATTCGACCAGTACGTGCACGGCGACATTTCGCGCCGGGATTTTTTGCATAGCGTACCCAAATACGCCCTTTTGGGTTTGTCGGCCGAAGCCTTGCTGGAAGCCTTGAATCCACGCTTCGCCGAGGCACAGCAAATCGCCGGTAACGATCCTCGCATCGTGGCGACTTATCGCGAGCATCCCTCACCGCAAGGCAACGGCAGGCTGAGAGGATATCTGGTCAAACCCGCCAATGCCCACGGCAAGTTGCCGACCGTGCTGGTGATACACGAAAACCGCGGCCTGAATCCGCACATCGAGGACATCACCCGCCGCTTGGCACTGGCCGGCTTCATCGCCTTCGCTCCCGATGCGTTGTTCACGCTGGGCGGTTATCCGGGGGATGAAGACAAGGCGCGGGAACTGTTCAAAAATCTGGACAAAAACAAAACCCAGAACGATTTCCTGGCCGCCGCCCGGATTTTGAAACACCTGCCGGAAGGCAACGGCAAAGTCGGCGCCGTGGGTTTTTGTTACGGCGGCGGTATCGTCAACTGGCTGGCGACGCGCCTGCCTGATCTGGCCGCGGCCGTCCCCTTCTACGGTGCTCAGCCGCAGGCGGAAGACGTCGGGAAAATCAAGGCACCGCTGTTGTTGCACTATGCCGGCACAGACGAGCGCATCAACGCCGGCTGGCCCGCCTATGAAGCGGCGCTGCAAAAGACGGGCGCCAATTACGAAGCTCATATCTATCCCGGCGTGCAACACGGTTTCAACAACGATACGACACCCCGTTTCGACGCGGCGACCGCCAAATTGGCCTGGGATAGAACGATTGCCTTTTTCAACATCTATTTACGCGACGGTTAA
- a CDS encoding ExbD/TolR family protein, which produces MAFNTKEDGGDDVMGEINVTPLVDVMLVLLVVFIVTAPLLTNAVQVNLPKTAETAPPEEKEAVYLSVDAQGKIFIAKQEIALEALETELKTRHDADPELALNLNADDGVQYGIVAKVMATIERAGITKLAVLTAPQ; this is translated from the coding sequence ATGGCCTTCAATACCAAAGAAGATGGCGGAGACGACGTGATGGGCGAAATCAACGTCACCCCGCTGGTGGATGTGATGCTGGTCTTGTTGGTGGTGTTCATCGTCACCGCCCCGCTACTGACCAATGCCGTGCAGGTGAATTTGCCCAAAACCGCCGAAACCGCGCCGCCCGAGGAAAAGGAAGCGGTCTATCTGAGTGTGGACGCTCAGGGCAAGATCTTCATCGCCAAGCAGGAAATCGCGCTGGAGGCCTTGGAAACCGAGCTGAAAACCCGGCATGACGCCGACCCTGAGCTGGCACTGAATCTAAATGCCGATGACGGGGTGCAGTACGGCATCGTGGCCAAGGTCATGGCCACCATCGAGCGGGCCGGCATCACCAAGCTGGCGGTATTGACCGCGCCGCAATAA